From the Lysobacterales bacterium genome, one window contains:
- a CDS encoding AraC family transcriptional regulator, whose protein sequence is MLDPRTIANAYVRTLLGVIEACGVAADEVLSGTRVDIATLDAPNGRVGVEDMHRIWARGLALTRDPLLGLKVADATKPTTFRVLGLATMSSASLADALALMLRYHRLVSESGVMTTETHANGDVSIHYSAKLMRVQQFPQQVEAIVGGMCVMARWLAERPLAPVAVSFRHAPLGDGSAYRQLFGCDVQFNAPAHTLRFAAADLARRLPQADAELHRMHCDLLDRQLDGLPQPGHVTAFAQQWLPAQPAGRMRIPDLAAALGMSVRAVQRQLRHEGQSWTHLVDTARKHALEQLLAQGLTLEAAAQHLGYHDASSLSRAAKRWFGKTAGKVRSEAKD, encoded by the coding sequence ATGCTCGATCCGCGCACCATCGCCAACGCCTATGTGCGGACCCTGCTCGGGGTGATCGAGGCGTGCGGCGTCGCGGCGGATGAGGTGCTGAGCGGCACGCGCGTCGATATCGCGACACTGGATGCCCCGAACGGTCGCGTCGGGGTCGAGGACATGCACCGCATCTGGGCGCGCGGATTGGCGTTGACACGGGATCCGCTGCTCGGACTCAAGGTCGCAGACGCAACCAAACCGACGACCTTCCGCGTGCTCGGCCTGGCGACGATGAGCAGCGCCTCGCTCGCCGATGCGCTTGCGTTGATGCTGCGTTATCACCGACTGGTCAGCGAGTCCGGGGTGATGACCACCGAGACGCATGCGAATGGCGACGTGTCGATCCACTACAGCGCGAAGCTGATGCGCGTGCAGCAGTTTCCGCAGCAGGTCGAGGCCATCGTCGGCGGCATGTGCGTGATGGCGCGCTGGCTGGCGGAACGTCCGCTCGCACCGGTCGCGGTGAGCTTCCGGCATGCGCCGCTCGGCGATGGGTCGGCCTATCGACAACTGTTCGGCTGCGACGTGCAATTCAACGCACCGGCACACACGCTGCGTTTCGCCGCCGCCGATCTGGCCCGCCGCCTGCCGCAGGCCGATGCCGAATTGCACCGCATGCATTGCGATCTGCTCGACCGCCAGCTCGACGGCCTGCCGCAACCGGGCCACGTCACCGCGTTCGCGCAGCAATGGCTACCCGCACAACCAGCCGGTCGCATGCGCATCCCCGATCTCGCCGCCGCCCTCGGCATGAGCGTGCGCGCCGTGCAGCGGCAGTTGCGGCACGAAGGCCAGTCCTGGACCCACCTCGTCGATACCGCCCGCAAACACGCCCTCGAACAACTCCTGGCCCAAGGCCTCACCCTCGAAGCCGCCGCCCAACACCTCGGCTACCACGACGCCAGCAGCCTCAGCCGCGCGGCGAAGCGGTGGTTTGGGAAGACGGCGGGAAAAGTTCGCTCCGAGGCGAAGGACTGA
- a CDS encoding sterol desaturase family protein: MPTHDTDAFRSRYRADISPRYNAWLHGGFVFAYGIAVLAGLITRIDAIRGWEWLAIPAGLVVFNFGEYAVHRGFGHHKTWLGGLFYRRHTGDHHSFFVETRMTFEQARDWRVIFFPAWLIVLFSIGIAAPAYLVVGHVVGMDAGALFAATLLAGYLTYEIFHAIEHLPPDHGVTRLPWLRQMTQLHRLHHRRGLMRDCNFNLVFPLTDWLLGTLYWEPIDAGARMPGQIGVPDLVRPETVEGRAESS, translated from the coding sequence ATGCCCACGCACGACACCGACGCGTTTCGATCGCGCTATCGCGCCGACATCAGCCCCCGCTACAACGCCTGGCTGCACGGCGGCTTCGTGTTCGCCTACGGCATCGCGGTGCTGGCGGGATTGATCACGCGCATCGATGCGATCCGTGGTTGGGAATGGCTCGCGATTCCGGCCGGACTGGTCGTCTTCAACTTCGGCGAATATGCCGTGCATCGCGGCTTCGGCCATCACAAGACCTGGCTCGGCGGACTGTTCTACCGACGCCACACCGGCGATCACCACAGCTTTTTCGTCGAGACCAGGATGACCTTCGAACAGGCCCGCGACTGGCGCGTCATCTTCTTTCCGGCCTGGCTGATCGTGCTGTTCTCGATTGGCATCGCCGCGCCCGCTTACCTCGTGGTCGGTCACGTCGTCGGCATGGATGCGGGGGCATTGTTTGCAGCGACCTTGCTGGCCGGTTACCTGACCTACGAGATCTTCCATGCCATCGAACACCTGCCGCCGGACCATGGCGTGACGCGGCTGCCTTGGCTCCGCCAGATGACGCAACTGCATCGACTGCATCATCGACGCGGGCTGATGCGCGACTGCAACTTCAACCTGGTTTTCCCGCTGACGGACTGGTTGCTCGGCACCTTGTATTGGGAACCGATCGACGCGGGTGCGCGGATGCCGGGGCAGATAGGCGTGCCAGACCTCGTCCGCCCTGAGACCGTCGAGGGGCGGGCGGAGTCGTCATGA
- a CDS encoding SRPBCC family protein, which yields MTTHTTHTVLRAPPEVVYDDLTRPARWREWHHASLGTEAHAEASMRVGDRFREQIKSVGLRKTLHWRVLEADPPRCWIAAATMDDGSTVHLRYEFAPVPEGTRYTRTLSYRLRPWSLRLLNATIGWAKVRIESRQALHCLRRRFER from the coding sequence ATGACCACGCACACCACACATACCGTGTTGCGCGCGCCGCCCGAGGTCGTCTACGACGATTTGACCCGACCCGCCCGCTGGCGCGAATGGCACCATGCCTCACTCGGCACCGAGGCGCATGCCGAGGCGTCGATGCGCGTCGGCGACCGTTTTCGCGAACAGATCAAGAGCGTCGGCCTCCGCAAGACACTGCACTGGCGTGTGCTCGAAGCCGATCCGCCACGGTGCTGGATCGCCGCCGCGACGATGGACGACGGCAGCACGGTCCACCTCCGCTACGAGTTTGCGCCGGTGCCCGAAGGCACGCGTTACACACGCACGCTGAGCTACAGGTTGCGGCCGTGGTCGCTGCGCCTGCTCAACGCCACCATCGGCTGGGCCAAGGTGCGCATTGAATCGCGTCAGGCGCTGCACTGCCTGCGGCGCCGTTTCGAGCGGTGA
- a CDS encoding MCE family protein, protein METHARFFLIGLFSLVVTIALVLFVLWLGKLQLDRDYQEYDVRFHESVTGLSVGGLVQYHGIQVGEVRRLSLDAKDPREVRVRIRVAAETPIKTDTKAQLSYTGLTGVAVVEMFGGTPEAKLLREVDTRHAPEIDTVPSTLSQLMSGGSGAMHSAQEVMARIAEVLSDENIGRVSTLLDNLASVSDEVKTDYPALREALADARELEQRLASAAKRADALLAQLQEGVASKDGQPGTGLIDQAREAVAEIRSAAREVDAFAQTGKSTFGSLDTQARNELAATLLSLQQASDNLVRITQKFDQGPADYVLGGETLPVYVPEKQE, encoded by the coding sequence ATGGAAACGCATGCCAGATTCTTCCTGATCGGACTGTTCTCGCTGGTCGTGACCATCGCGCTGGTGCTGTTCGTGCTGTGGCTCGGCAAACTGCAACTCGATCGCGATTATCAGGAATACGACGTGCGTTTCCATGAATCGGTGACCGGCCTCAGTGTCGGCGGCCTCGTGCAATATCACGGCATCCAGGTCGGCGAAGTGCGTCGGCTCAGCCTCGATGCAAAGGATCCGCGCGAGGTGCGGGTGCGCATTCGCGTCGCGGCGGAGACGCCGATCAAGACCGATACCAAGGCCCAACTCAGTTACACCGGGCTGACCGGCGTCGCGGTGGTCGAGATGTTCGGCGGCACGCCCGAAGCGAAGCTGCTGCGCGAGGTCGACACCCGCCACGCCCCCGAGATCGATACCGTACCCTCGACGCTGAGCCAGCTGATGAGCGGCGGCAGCGGCGCGATGCACAGCGCGCAGGAAGTGATGGCGCGGATCGCTGAAGTGCTGAGTGACGAGAACATCGGTCGCGTCTCGACCTTGCTCGACAATCTCGCGTCGGTCAGCGACGAAGTGAAGACCGATTACCCGGCCTTGCGCGAGGCGCTGGCGGATGCGCGCGAACTGGAGCAACGCCTGGCGTCCGCGGCCAAGCGTGCGGATGCACTGCTGGCGCAGTTGCAGGAAGGTGTCGCCAGCAAGGACGGACAGCCCGGCACGGGTTTGATCGATCAGGCGCGTGAAGCCGTTGCGGAAATCCGCTCCGCCGCGCGCGAGGTCGACGCCTTCGCGCAAACCGGCAAGTCCACCTTCGGCAGCCTTGATACCCAGGCTCGCAACGAGCTCGCGGCGACCTTGCTGTCGCTGCAGCAGGCCAGCGACAACCTGGTGCGCATCACCCAGAAATTCGATCAGGGACCGGCCGATTATGTGCTGGGTGGCGAAACCCTGCCCGTCTATGTGCCGGAGAAGCAAGAATGA
- a CDS encoding ABC transporter ATP-binding protein: MSAAIDDAVISVRGLRNRFGAQVVHEGLDLDVRRGEVLAVIGGSGAGKSVLLRSIIGLQHPAAGDVRVFGTDLRNADASLRASVERRWGVMFQDGALFSSLTVLENIKVPMIEQQKLPLDLMDELARLKIALVGLPADAAYKVPSQLSGGMRKRAGIARALALDPEILFLDEPTSGLDPLGAAGFDELIVTLKQSLDLTVFLVTHDLDSIYTCCDRVAVLVDRHVVAVDTPARISEHPHPWIQACFRGPRGRNAERALTLRMQGT; encoded by the coding sequence ATGAGTGCAGCGATCGACGATGCGGTGATCTCGGTGCGCGGCTTGCGCAACCGCTTCGGTGCGCAGGTCGTGCACGAGGGTCTCGACCTCGACGTACGTCGCGGCGAAGTGCTCGCCGTGATCGGCGGTTCCGGCGCAGGCAAGTCGGTGTTGCTGCGCTCCATCATCGGCCTGCAGCATCCGGCGGCCGGTGACGTGCGTGTGTTCGGCACCGACCTGCGCAATGCCGACGCCAGCCTGCGCGCGTCGGTCGAGCGGCGCTGGGGCGTGATGTTCCAGGACGGTGCGCTGTTCTCCTCGCTGACCGTGCTCGAAAACATCAAGGTGCCGATGATCGAGCAACAGAAGTTGCCGCTCGACCTGATGGATGAACTGGCCCGGCTCAAGATCGCCCTGGTCGGTTTGCCGGCCGACGCGGCGTACAAGGTGCCGAGCCAGTTGTCCGGCGGCATGCGCAAACGTGCCGGCATTGCGCGCGCCTTGGCGCTGGACCCCGAGATCCTGTTCCTCGATGAACCGACCTCGGGCCTGGACCCGCTCGGTGCAGCGGGTTTCGACGAGCTGATCGTGACCTTGAAGCAGAGTCTCGACCTCACCGTCTTTCTCGTCACCCACGATCTCGATTCGATCTACACCTGCTGCGACCGCGTCGCCGTGCTGGTCGACCGGCACGTGGTTGCGGTCGACACGCCGGCGCGAATCAGTGAGCATCCGCATCCGTGGATACAAGCCTGTTTCCGCGGCCCGCGCGGACGCAATGCCGAACGCGCCCTGACGTTGCGCATGCAAGGAACCTGA
- a CDS encoding MlaE family lipid ABC transporter permease subunit — MTTAQLDWRESDLGEAVLAVRGTCTMQHLPDLLARIDALQRRPSTLDLSGVEALDSAGALVLLRLLDRPPRYRDAVARIAHARPEHRALIELVAERAGVAPLPVQPRSSWREWMAQFGESVSGIAAHAWQLAGFFGTVNACFWAIITGRRKLRMTSVVHHMERTGLDAVPIVALLCFLVGAVVAFLSATALRDFGASILTVEIVSVSFLREFGVLLSAILVAGRSGSAFTAEIGSMRSREEIDAIQALALDPIELLVIPRLVALLIMLPVLAFIAMLSGIVGGALVGAMALDISPMMFFVRMQDTTELYYLWLGLLKAPVFAFLIACIGCLEGLKVSGSAESVGRHTTSSVVQSIFLVIVFDALFAVLYMQLDL, encoded by the coding sequence ATGACTACGGCGCAACTGGACTGGCGCGAATCGGATCTCGGCGAGGCCGTGCTGGCGGTGCGGGGAACTTGCACCATGCAACACCTGCCGGACCTGCTGGCGCGCATCGATGCACTGCAACGTCGGCCATCCACGCTCGATCTGTCCGGTGTCGAAGCCCTGGATTCGGCCGGAGCGCTGGTGTTGTTGCGCTTGCTCGATCGCCCTCCCCGATACCGCGATGCGGTCGCGCGCATCGCCCATGCCCGCCCCGAGCATCGGGCCCTGATCGAGCTGGTGGCCGAACGCGCCGGCGTCGCGCCGCTGCCGGTGCAACCGCGGAGCAGTTGGCGCGAATGGATGGCGCAGTTCGGCGAGTCCGTCAGCGGCATTGCCGCGCATGCCTGGCAACTCGCCGGGTTCTTCGGCACCGTCAATGCATGCTTTTGGGCCATCATCACCGGTCGCCGCAAGCTGCGCATGACATCGGTCGTGCATCACATGGAACGGACCGGACTCGATGCCGTACCGATCGTCGCCCTGCTCTGCTTCCTCGTGGGCGCCGTTGTCGCCTTCCTGTCGGCGACCGCGCTGCGCGATTTCGGTGCCTCGATCCTCACGGTCGAAATCGTCTCGGTGAGCTTCCTGCGCGAGTTCGGCGTGCTGCTGTCGGCCATCCTTGTCGCCGGTCGCTCCGGCAGCGCGTTCACCGCCGAAATCGGCTCGATGCGCAGCCGCGAAGAGATCGATGCGATCCAGGCACTGGCGCTCGATCCGATCGAATTGCTGGTGATCCCGCGCCTGGTCGCCTTGCTGATCATGCTGCCGGTCCTCGCCTTCATCGCGATGCTGTCCGGCATCGTCGGTGGCGCCCTGGTCGGGGCCATGGCCCTGGATATCTCGCCGATGATGTTTTTCGTGCGCATGCAGGACACCACCGAGCTGTACTACCTGTGGCTGGGATTGCTGAAAGCGCCGGTGTTCGCGTTCCTGATCGCCTGCATCGGTTGCCTCGAAGGCTTGAAGGTGTCGGGCAGCGCCGAATCGGTCGGTCGCCACACCACGTCCTCGGTGGTGCAGTCGATCTTCCTGGTCATCGTGTTCGATGCATTGTTCGCGGTGCTGTACATGCAACTGGACCTGTGA
- a CDS encoding rhomboid family intramembrane serine protease has translation MSSSLLRFHTPVVSRSLIVACVIVFLLQAQIPEQLVIDGALWPLGPEFAPWQVLSYAFLHGGLTHLLFNMLGLHMFGSDVERIIGPARFALLYVASVVCAALAQLAVNHITASPWPTVGASGGLFGVMLVFALLFPKAKIVPLIPPIPMPAWLFVTLYAGVELWMGVTGTQQGVAHFAHLGGLVGGALVWLYWRAEFHRRAA, from the coding sequence ATGTCCTCGTCCCTGCTCCGCTTCCATACGCCGGTCGTCAGCCGCAGCCTGATCGTCGCTTGCGTGATCGTCTTCCTGCTGCAGGCGCAGATTCCCGAACAACTGGTGATCGATGGCGCGCTGTGGCCGCTGGGTCCGGAGTTCGCGCCCTGGCAAGTGCTGAGTTACGCGTTCCTGCATGGTGGTCTCACCCACCTGCTGTTCAACATGCTCGGCCTGCACATGTTCGGCAGCGACGTTGAGCGCATCATCGGTCCCGCCCGATTCGCACTGCTGTATGTCGCCAGTGTCGTCTGCGCGGCTCTGGCACAGCTTGCGGTCAACCACATCACGGCCTCGCCGTGGCCGACCGTTGGCGCGTCCGGCGGGCTGTTCGGCGTGATGCTGGTGTTTGCCCTGCTGTTTCCGAAGGCCAAGATCGTGCCGCTGATCCCGCCGATCCCGATGCCGGCCTGGCTGTTCGTGACGCTGTATGCCGGCGTCGAGCTGTGGATGGGCGTGACCGGCACGCAGCAGGGGGTCGCTCATTTCGCCCATCTCGGCGGACTGGTCGGCGGCGCACTGGTCTGGCTGTACTGGCGCGCCGAGTTTCATCGCCGGGCGGCTTGA
- a CDS encoding DUF2062 domain-containing protein, whose protein sequence is MPHAVIHQQWLRRRKRLRRVLRALPRRANVGRYPVIRRFAEAARARPYLWSFKYEHVWPALYVGSVLAFMPTYGLQIFIAALAAMVVRANLTVIVALQMITNPLTLAPLYLLTHTVGQWLIDVTGYGSVDAGIASSVNALVLGGIVVGLVIAMLLDIAWRLLAWEARRFRARLATSAADHRRG, encoded by the coding sequence ATGCCGCATGCCGTCATCCACCAGCAATGGCTGCGTCGCCGCAAGCGCCTGCGGCGCGTCCTGCGCGCATTGCCTCGACGTGCGAACGTCGGTCGCTATCCGGTGATTCGTCGCTTCGCCGAAGCCGCGCGGGCGCGCCCCTATCTGTGGTCCTTCAAGTACGAACACGTCTGGCCGGCGCTGTATGTCGGCAGCGTGCTCGCATTCATGCCGACCTACGGATTGCAGATCTTCATTGCCGCGCTCGCGGCCATGGTCGTGCGTGCCAACCTGACGGTGATCGTGGCGCTGCAGATGATCACCAATCCGCTGACGCTGGCGCCGCTCTACCTGCTCACCCACACGGTCGGTCAATGGCTGATCGATGTCACCGGCTACGGATCAGTCGATGCCGGCATCGCCAGCAGCGTGAATGCACTCGTGCTCGGCGGGATCGTGGTCGGATTGGTCATCGCGATGCTGCTGGACATCGCATGGCGACTGCTGGCGTGGGAAGCGCGCAGGTTCCGCGCCCGACTGGCGACATCAGCCGCGGACCATCGCCGCGGCTGA
- a CDS encoding nuclear transport factor 2 family protein: MKFDHDWGDAAMAGDAAKLGAMLADDFRDLSPDGGDGKAANIAANVKNAAAPQAADAPKAVSDNYIIQCSASSATITHRSVFPYKDDAGKPQSWYRRSVHTLEKRNGQWVVVATMAAPMHDSDVLRYLERDWAAADVAKDASWIENNYADDFVGVSARSGKFSSKAEDLADVKTNKATTLAASVSDLAVRKEGDVAVVTGEYHANGKDEKGVDFTRHLAFTDVWKKKDGRWLVWTSQGTLITE, from the coding sequence GTGAAATTCGACCATGACTGGGGCGACGCGGCCATGGCCGGCGACGCTGCCAAACTGGGTGCCATGCTCGCGGACGATTTTCGCGACCTGTCGCCCGATGGTGGCGACGGCAAGGCCGCCAACATCGCGGCGAACGTCAAGAATGCGGCAGCGCCACAGGCGGCTGATGCGCCAAAGGCCGTGTCCGACAACTACATCATCCAGTGCAGCGCGAGCAGCGCGACGATTACCCATCGCTCGGTGTTCCCCTACAAGGACGACGCCGGCAAACCGCAATCCTGGTACCGCCGCTCGGTCCACACGCTGGAAAAACGCAACGGGCAGTGGGTCGTCGTCGCCACCATGGCTGCCCCCATGCATGACAGTGATGTCCTGCGCTATCTGGAACGCGACTGGGCGGCGGCCGATGTGGCGAAGGATGCCAGCTGGATCGAGAACAACTATGCCGATGACTTCGTTGGCGTCAGTGCCCGCTCCGGAAAATTCAGCTCCAAGGCGGAAGACCTCGCTGACGTGAAGACGAACAAGGCCACGACCTTGGCCGCCAGCGTTTCCGATCTGGCCGTGCGCAAGGAGGGCGATGTCGCCGTGGTCACGGGTGAATACCATGCCAATGGCAAGGACGAAAAAGGTGTCGACTTCACCCGCCACCTCGCCTTCACCGATGTCTGGAAGAAGAAGGATGGACGCTGGTTGGTCTGGACGTCGCAAGGCACCCTGATCACCGAGTGA
- a CDS encoding DUF861 domain-containing protein, giving the protein MSKHAIRFDLHPVEPEFDHPRPERLLSGNPQRSTWNHYTNASGEVFAGIWSSEVGSWRIAMGDREDELFFVTAGRCRLTADDGHAVECGVGQSLLIPAGFNGVFEVLAPLTKHYLIVDRRS; this is encoded by the coding sequence ATGTCCAAGCACGCCATCCGTTTCGACCTGCATCCGGTCGAACCCGAGTTCGACCATCCGCGCCCCGAACGCCTGCTGTCCGGCAATCCGCAGCGAAGCACCTGGAACCACTACACCAATGCCAGTGGCGAAGTGTTTGCCGGAATCTGGTCGAGCGAGGTGGGCAGCTGGCGCATCGCCATGGGCGATCGCGAGGACGAGCTGTTTTTCGTCACCGCAGGCCGCTGTCGTCTGACTGCGGATGACGGTCACGCGGTCGAATGCGGCGTCGGACAATCGCTGCTCATTCCGGCCGGTTTCAACGGCGTGTTCGAGGTGCTGGCGCCGTTGACCAAGCACTACCTGATCGTTGATCGTCGCAGCTGA
- a CDS encoding MFS transporter produces MSTATPDSGRMPRQIPYIIANEACERFSFYGMRNILTNFLISSMILAYLPESERAAMSKEVFHTFVIGVYFFPLLGGWLADRVFGKYRTIFWFSILYCIGQFSLAFFVESRIGFYSGLALVALGSGGIKPLVASFMGDQFDQSNKHKAKLVFDAFYWIINFGSFFASLFMPIFLREYGPGVAFGVPGVLMVIATFFFWLGRRKYVHVAPAPRDPDAFLNVSLTALKSKRAGESNPGSLLGWLGIALALASFFFIGQIGFVSAFCLAIVFVIALGGIGTSLQLERARGLHPDEAVDGVRAVLRILIVFALTTPFWSLFDQKASTWVLQGNSMAMPQDVWWWPSMLVKDAAQMQALNPILVMLLIPFNNVVLYPLLNRIGLQVTALRRMGFGIAFSGVAWVFAGILQLWLDQGDSVSLAWQIAPYALLTFGEVLVSATGLEFAYSQAPARMKGVIMAFWYLAVTIGNLWVLLANSSIKHPAVLAKVGELGLSANAFLMFFFAGFALVCAAIFALYARVYPMQDNYRSI; encoded by the coding sequence ATGAGCACAGCGACCCCCGACAGCGGCCGAATGCCGCGCCAGATTCCGTACATCATCGCCAACGAGGCCTGCGAACGCTTCAGCTTCTACGGGATGCGCAACATCCTCACGAACTTCCTGATCTCGAGCATGATCCTCGCGTATCTGCCGGAGTCGGAACGCGCGGCGATGTCGAAGGAGGTCTTCCATACCTTCGTGATCGGCGTGTATTTCTTCCCGCTGCTCGGCGGTTGGCTCGCCGATCGCGTGTTCGGCAAGTACCGTACGATCTTCTGGTTCTCGATCCTCTACTGCATCGGCCAGTTCTCGCTGGCGTTCTTCGTGGAAAGCCGCATCGGCTTCTACAGCGGACTGGCGCTGGTCGCGCTCGGTTCCGGCGGCATCAAGCCGCTGGTCGCCAGTTTCATGGGCGACCAGTTCGACCAGAGCAACAAGCACAAGGCCAAACTGGTCTTCGACGCGTTCTACTGGATCATCAACTTCGGTTCGTTCTTCGCGTCGCTGTTCATGCCGATCTTCCTGCGCGAATACGGCCCCGGCGTGGCATTCGGCGTTCCTGGCGTGCTGATGGTGATCGCGACGTTCTTCTTCTGGCTCGGGCGCAGGAAATACGTGCATGTGGCACCGGCGCCGCGCGACCCGGACGCGTTCCTCAACGTGTCGCTGACCGCGCTGAAGAGCAAGCGCGCCGGCGAGTCGAATCCGGGAAGCTTGCTGGGCTGGCTCGGCATCGCACTGGCGCTTGCGTCGTTCTTCTTCATCGGACAGATCGGCTTCGTTTCCGCGTTCTGCCTCGCCATCGTGTTCGTGATTGCGCTCGGCGGCATCGGTACCTCGCTGCAACTCGAACGTGCGCGCGGATTGCACCCGGACGAAGCGGTCGATGGCGTGCGCGCGGTGCTGCGGATCCTGATCGTGTTCGCGTTGACGACGCCGTTCTGGTCATTGTTCGATCAGAAGGCGTCGACCTGGGTGCTGCAGGGCAACAGCATGGCAATGCCGCAGGATGTGTGGTGGTGGCCGAGCATGCTGGTCAAGGACGCGGCGCAGATGCAGGCGCTCAACCCGATCCTGGTCATGCTGCTGATCCCGTTCAACAACGTCGTGCTGTATCCGTTGCTGAACCGTATCGGGCTGCAAGTCACGGCATTGCGTCGAATGGGTTTCGGCATCGCGTTCTCGGGTGTGGCCTGGGTATTCGCCGGCATCCTCCAGTTGTGGCTGGACCAGGGTGATTCGGTCTCGCTGGCGTGGCAGATCGCGCCCTATGCCTTGCTCACGTTCGGCGAGGTGCTGGTGTCCGCAACCGGACTCGAATTCGCCTACAGCCAGGCGCCGGCGCGCATGAAAGGCGTGATCATGGCGTTCTGGTATCTCGCGGTGACCATCGGCAACCTCTGGGTGCTGCTCGCGAACAGCAGCATCAAGCATCCTGCGGTGCTCGCGAAGGTCGGTGAACTGGGCCTCAGCGCGAATGCCTTCCTGATGTTCTTCTTCGCCGGGTTTGCCCTCGTCTGCGCCGCGATCTTCGCGTTGTATGCGCGCGTGTATCCGATGCAGGACAACTACAGGTCGATCTGA
- a CDS encoding GNAT family N-acetyltransferase — MPASSLLDPLSNIVWHSLIGPQSHLAAGTERIRRFAPGFSQLIGAREREAPAFAALAPFCSPDEHFYVLGWQGPPPAGWTVDVDAEVDQLFWPHAAPEAMDSSDIVRLDGAHIARMIALTELTHPGPFAERTIAFGEYYGILDGERLLAMAGERMHAGALREISAVCTHPDAQGRGLARRLMNLLLRIQIGRGQTPFLHVMAENTHARALYERMGFRHHQRLACRVVSRTA; from the coding sequence ATGCCGGCTTCGTCGCTGCTTGATCCGCTGTCGAACATCGTCTGGCACAGCCTGATCGGTCCGCAGTCGCACCTGGCCGCGGGCACGGAGCGCATCCGCCGTTTCGCGCCCGGGTTTTCGCAACTGATCGGAGCCCGCGAACGCGAGGCGCCGGCCTTTGCAGCGTTGGCACCGTTCTGTTCGCCGGACGAGCACTTCTACGTGCTGGGCTGGCAGGGCCCGCCACCGGCGGGATGGACGGTCGACGTCGATGCCGAGGTCGACCAGTTGTTCTGGCCGCATGCCGCACCGGAAGCCATGGACTCGAGCGATATCGTGCGGCTCGACGGCGCGCACATCGCACGCATGATCGCGCTGACCGAACTGACACATCCCGGCCCCTTTGCCGAACGCACCATCGCGTTCGGCGAGTACTACGGCATCCTTGACGGCGAGCGCCTGCTGGCGATGGCCGGCGAACGCATGCACGCCGGGGCGCTCCGTGAGATCAGCGCCGTCTGCACGCACCCCGATGCCCAGGGTCGCGGCCTTGCGCGTCGGCTGATGAATCTACTGCTGCGCATCCAGATCGGGCGAGGGCAGACACCCTTCCTGCACGTGATGGCCGAGAACACCCACGCCCGCGCCCTTTACGAGCGGATGGGATTCCGCCATCACCAGCGCCTGGCATGCCGGGTCGTGTCGCGCACCGCCTGA
- a CDS encoding histidine phosphatase family protein has protein sequence MHRSGFWKRVTLGTIAVALAGAVAASAASTPAAIVGQTPAVKIIVLARHGHYDLDPKADPKLGPGLSTLGIAQAHLLGARLAGEADFDAVRVSPLQRAQDTARVVMESLDAPAMTTLDDLAECMPPTHKPSDTVDSTPASLKACTEQLDRLFATRFKPANGHPQRELLVCHGNVIRYLTSKVLGLDPKSWLAMSFGHTSLSTIRIDADGSMRLLGAGDLGHLPPKLRTGALGDPERSLVVPTAVD, from the coding sequence ATGCATCGCAGTGGCTTCTGGAAGCGCGTGACACTCGGGACCATCGCGGTCGCGCTGGCAGGGGCAGTGGCCGCGAGCGCTGCGTCGACCCCTGCAGCGATCGTCGGGCAGACGCCGGCGGTGAAGATCATCGTGCTGGCGCGGCATGGACACTACGACCTCGACCCCAAGGCCGATCCGAAGCTCGGACCGGGGCTGTCGACGCTCGGCATCGCGCAGGCGCACCTGCTGGGCGCGCGTCTCGCGGGCGAAGCCGATTTTGATGCGGTGCGCGTCAGTCCGTTGCAGCGCGCACAGGATACGGCGCGCGTGGTGATGGAGAGTTTGGACGCACCGGCGATGACGACGCTCGACGATCTCGCCGAATGCATGCCACCGACGCACAAGCCCAGCGATACCGTCGACAGCACGCCGGCATCGCTGAAGGCCTGCACCGAGCAACTCGATCGCCTGTTCGCGACCCGGTTCAAACCGGCGAACGGACATCCACAGCGCGAACTGCTGGTCTGTCATGGCAACGTGATCCGATACCTCACCAGCAAGGTCCTTGGCCTCGACCCGAAATCCTGGCTGGCGATGTCCTTCGGCCACACCAGCCTCAGCACGATCCGGATCGACGCCGATGGTTCGATGCGTCTGCTCGGCGCCGGCGATCTCGGCCATCTCCCGCCGAAACTGCGCACCGGCGCGCTTGGCGATCCCGAACGCAGTCTCGTCGTGCCGACAGCGGTGGACTGA